The Burkholderia pyrrocinia genome has a segment encoding these proteins:
- a CDS encoding inorganic phosphate transporter has translation MHSIQLALWMVATLVLVALVFDFMNGFHDAANSIATVVSTGVLKPQQAVVFAAAFNVIAYFIFHLKVAQTVGRGTIDPEIVDHYVVFGALVGAIGWNVITWYYGIPSSSSHALIGGLVGSALAKSGWSSLNIDGLMKTVAFIFISPLLGFILGSLFMLGVSWLYFRTAPSKVDRRFRRLQLLSAGLYSLGHGGNDAQKTIGIIWMLLIASGYASATSDAPPAWVIGACYLSMGLGTLFGGWRIVRTMGQKITKLKPVGGFCAESGGAITLFIASFLGIPVSTTHTITGAIVGVGATQKLSAVRWGVAGNIVWAWVLTIPASALIAAGGWWLGHRIF, from the coding sequence ATGCATTCGATACAACTCGCCCTATGGATGGTCGCGACGCTGGTGCTCGTCGCGCTCGTATTCGACTTCATGAACGGCTTCCACGACGCGGCGAACTCGATCGCCACCGTCGTGTCCACCGGGGTGCTGAAACCCCAGCAGGCCGTGGTGTTCGCGGCGGCGTTCAACGTCATCGCGTATTTCATCTTCCACCTGAAAGTCGCGCAGACCGTCGGTAGAGGCACGATCGATCCCGAGATCGTCGACCACTATGTCGTGTTCGGCGCGCTGGTCGGTGCGATCGGCTGGAACGTGATCACGTGGTACTACGGGATCCCGTCGAGCTCGTCGCACGCGCTGATCGGCGGACTCGTCGGCTCGGCACTCGCGAAATCGGGCTGGAGCTCGCTGAATATCGACGGGCTGATGAAGACCGTCGCGTTCATCTTCATTTCGCCGCTGCTCGGCTTCATCCTCGGTTCGCTGTTCATGCTCGGCGTGTCGTGGCTGTATTTCCGTACCGCGCCCAGCAAGGTCGACCGGCGGTTCCGGCGGCTCCAGCTGCTGTCGGCCGGCCTGTACAGCCTCGGCCACGGCGGCAATGACGCGCAGAAGACGATCGGCATCATCTGGATGCTGCTGATCGCGTCGGGCTATGCGTCGGCGACGTCCGATGCGCCGCCCGCGTGGGTGATCGGCGCGTGCTACCTGTCGATGGGCCTCGGCACGCTGTTCGGCGGCTGGCGCATCGTGCGCACGATGGGCCAGAAGATCACGAAGCTCAAGCCGGTCGGCGGTTTCTGTGCCGAAAGCGGCGGCGCGATCACGCTGTTCATCGCGTCGTTCCTCGGCATCCCCGTCTCGACCACGCATACGATCACCGGCGCGATCGTCGGCGTCGGCGCGACGCAGAAGCTGTCGGCCGTGCGCTGGGGCGTTGCCGGCAACATCGTGTGGGCGTGGGTGCTGACGATTCCGGCATCCGCGCTGATCGCGGCCGGCGGATGGTGGCTCGGACACCGGATCTTCTGA
- a CDS encoding polysaccharide deacetylase family protein, whose product MARIVLKIDVDTLRGTREGVPNLARIFDRFNARATFLFSLGPDHTGWALRRVFRPGFLKKVSRTSVVEHYGVKQLMYGVLLPGPDIGRRAISDMRAIHEAGFECGIHTWDHVYWQDNVRARDRDWTAREMQKSHARFIEIFGAPPVTHGAAGWQMNDSAFEQIDAWGMRYASDGRGHTPYLPVVGGRTLSHVQMPTTLPTLDEVLGIDGVDTHNVAAHILKFTETNPHDQVFTLHAELEGQKLAPVFEQLLAGWRAQGHTFATMGDYHATLDRDSLPSYPVTWGEIPGRSGELIVQPD is encoded by the coding sequence TTGGCTCGCATCGTCCTCAAGATCGACGTCGACACGCTGCGCGGCACGCGCGAAGGCGTGCCGAACCTCGCGCGCATCTTCGACCGCTTCAATGCGCGCGCGACCTTCCTCTTCAGCCTCGGGCCCGATCACACGGGCTGGGCGCTGCGGCGCGTGTTCCGCCCCGGCTTCCTGAAGAAGGTGTCGCGCACGTCGGTGGTCGAACACTACGGCGTGAAGCAGCTGATGTACGGCGTGCTGCTGCCGGGCCCCGACATCGGCCGCCGTGCGATCTCCGACATGCGCGCGATCCACGAGGCCGGCTTCGAATGCGGGATCCATACATGGGATCACGTGTACTGGCAGGACAACGTCCGCGCGCGCGATCGCGACTGGACCGCGCGTGAAATGCAGAAGAGCCATGCGCGCTTCATCGAGATCTTCGGCGCACCGCCCGTCACGCACGGCGCGGCCGGCTGGCAGATGAACGACTCCGCGTTCGAGCAGATCGACGCATGGGGGATGCGCTACGCGTCCGACGGTCGCGGCCATACGCCGTACCTGCCCGTCGTCGGCGGCCGCACGCTGTCGCACGTGCAGATGCCGACGACGCTGCCCACGCTCGACGAAGTGCTCGGCATCGACGGCGTCGACACGCACAACGTCGCCGCGCACATCCTCAAGTTCACCGAAACCAATCCGCACGACCAGGTGTTCACGCTGCATGCGGAGCTGGAAGGCCAGAAGCTCGCGCCCGTGTTCGAGCAACTGCTCGCCGGCTGGCGCGCGCAAGGCCACACGTTTGCGACGATGGGCGACTACCACGCGACGCTGGACCGCGACTCGCTGCCATCGTACCCTGTCACGTGGGGCGAAATCCCCGGCCGCTCCGGCGAACTGATCGTCCAGCCCGACTGA
- a CDS encoding PhoH family protein → MPLPTPPSKLGSLLPPDEYKAKARPAKAAKKSAEGDASTAGDYGPASVAQPMIEAANTAAPLRAVASSAQETASAPARGRKSKQTAALLQPMPAHAEPAAPVVARNDKPAADKPAAAPARDAGAATKSRSRKPAEAELQKLFVLDTNVLMHDPSSLFRFEEHDVYLPMMTLEELDNHKKGMSEVARNARQVSRTLDALVADGGPISAGIPLSRLGSREALGRLYFQTKLADIAPVEGLPAGKADNQILGVVRALQRDRPDRLVVLVSKDINMRIKAHALGLPAEDYFNDQVLEDSDLLYNGVRELPQDFWTKHAKGMESWQDTKTGTTYYRVTGPLVASMLVNEFVYLEPQNGEPTFHAIVRELNGKTALLQTLRDYSHHKNNVWGITARNREQNFALNLLMNPEIDFVTLLGQAGTGKTLVALAAGLAQVLDDKRYNEIIVTRATVPVGEDIGFLPGTEEEKMQPWMGAFDDNLEVLQKTDDAAGEWGRAATQELIRSRLKVKSMNFMRGRTFVDKYLIIDEAQNLTPKQMKTLVTRAGPGTKIVCLGNIAQIDTPYLTEGSSGLTYVVDRFKGWGHSGHVTLARGERSRLADYASDIL, encoded by the coding sequence ATGCCTTTGCCTACTCCCCCCAGCAAGCTCGGCAGCCTGCTGCCGCCCGACGAATACAAGGCGAAAGCGCGGCCCGCGAAAGCCGCGAAGAAATCCGCCGAAGGGGACGCATCCACAGCCGGTGACTATGGTCCGGCCAGCGTGGCCCAACCGATGATCGAAGCCGCGAACACGGCCGCGCCGCTGCGCGCCGTCGCGTCTTCGGCGCAAGAAACCGCGAGCGCACCCGCACGCGGCCGCAAAAGCAAACAGACGGCTGCCCTGTTGCAGCCGATGCCGGCCCACGCCGAACCCGCGGCGCCCGTCGTCGCGCGCAACGACAAGCCGGCCGCCGACAAACCGGCCGCGGCTCCCGCGCGCGATGCCGGCGCAGCGACGAAGTCGCGCAGCCGCAAGCCCGCCGAAGCCGAACTGCAGAAACTGTTCGTGCTCGACACCAACGTGCTGATGCACGACCCGAGCAGCCTCTTCCGCTTCGAGGAACACGACGTCTATCTGCCGATGATGACGCTCGAGGAACTCGACAACCACAAGAAGGGGATGTCCGAAGTCGCGCGCAACGCACGCCAGGTCAGCCGCACGCTCGACGCGCTCGTCGCCGATGGCGGCCCGATCTCGGCCGGCATCCCGCTGTCGCGCCTCGGCAGCCGCGAGGCGCTCGGCCGCCTGTACTTCCAGACGAAGCTCGCCGACATCGCGCCCGTCGAAGGCTTGCCCGCAGGCAAGGCCGACAACCAGATCCTCGGCGTCGTGCGCGCGCTGCAGCGCGACCGGCCCGACCGCCTGGTCGTGCTGGTGTCGAAAGACATCAACATGCGGATCAAGGCGCACGCGCTCGGCCTGCCCGCGGAAGACTACTTCAACGACCAGGTGCTCGAGGACTCGGATCTCCTGTACAACGGCGTGCGCGAACTGCCGCAGGACTTCTGGACCAAGCACGCGAAGGGCATGGAGAGCTGGCAGGACACGAAGACGGGCACCACGTACTACCGCGTGACGGGCCCGCTCGTCGCGTCGATGCTCGTCAACGAGTTCGTCTATCTCGAGCCGCAGAACGGCGAGCCGACGTTCCACGCGATCGTCCGCGAGCTGAACGGCAAGACGGCGCTGCTGCAGACGCTGCGCGACTACAGCCACCACAAGAACAACGTGTGGGGCATCACCGCGCGCAACCGCGAGCAGAACTTCGCGCTGAACCTGCTGATGAACCCCGAGATCGACTTCGTCACGCTGCTCGGCCAGGCCGGCACCGGCAAGACGCTGGTCGCGCTCGCGGCCGGCCTCGCGCAGGTGCTCGACGACAAGCGCTACAACGAGATCATCGTGACGCGCGCGACCGTGCCCGTCGGCGAGGACATCGGTTTCCTGCCCGGCACCGAGGAAGAGAAGATGCAGCCGTGGATGGGCGCATTCGACGACAACCTCGAAGTGCTGCAGAAGACCGACGACGCTGCCGGCGAATGGGGCCGTGCCGCGACGCAGGAACTGATCCGCTCGCGCCTGAAGGTGAAGAGCATGAACTTCATGCGCGGCCGCACGTTCGTCGACAAGTACCTGATCATCGACGAGGCGCAGAACCTGACGCCGAAGCAGATGAAGACGCTCGTCACGCGCGCGGGCCCCGGCACGAAGATCGTGTGCCTCGGCAACATCGCGCAGATCGACACGCCTTACCTGACCGAAGGCAGCTCGGGCCTGACCTACGTCGTCGACCGCTTCAAGGGCTGGGGCCACAGCGGCCACGTGACGCTTGCGCGCGGCGAACGCTCGCGACTCGCCGACTACGCGTCGGACATCCTGTAA
- a CDS encoding peroxiredoxin: MSVEVDRQVPDFTAPATGGDISLSDLKGKKLVLYFYPKDNTPGCTTEGLQFRDLYPKFKKAGAEVIGVSRDSLRSHDNFKAKLELPFPLISDADEALCALFDVIKMKKMYGKEVRGIERSTFLIDADGVLRQAWRGIKVPGHVDDVLSAVQAL; the protein is encoded by the coding sequence GTGTCTGTCGAAGTTGACCGTCAAGTTCCCGATTTCACCGCGCCGGCCACGGGCGGCGACATTTCGCTGTCCGACCTGAAGGGCAAGAAGCTCGTGCTGTACTTCTATCCGAAGGACAACACGCCGGGCTGCACGACCGAAGGGCTGCAGTTCCGCGATCTCTATCCGAAGTTCAAGAAAGCCGGTGCGGAAGTCATCGGCGTGTCGCGCGACAGCCTGCGCTCGCATGACAATTTCAAGGCAAAGCTCGAACTGCCGTTCCCGCTGATCTCCGATGCCGACGAAGCGCTGTGCGCGCTGTTCGATGTCATCAAGATGAAGAAAATGTATGGCAAGGAAGTGCGCGGAATCGAGCGCTCGACGTTCCTGATCGACGCTGACGGCGTGCTCCGTCAGGCATGGCGCGGCATCAAGGTACCGGGTCATGTCGACGACGTGCTAAGTGCTGTACAAGCGCTTTGA
- a CDS encoding NlpC/P60 family protein — protein MLRIWVPVTVVSLLAACSSVPPQSASREPGMRITTPRAFPAPANFPKFVDHSVGQEEISIQAMSLVGVPYRWGGNTPTSGFDCSGLVRYVIGRAADVNLPRTTADMSGRGVSIEPDQIAPGDLIFFNTTGRPHSHVGIYVGKLRFVNAPSTGGTVRLDYLTNPYWAKRFDGIRRVAPPRATPTPFDAPTYEAKRDEPRNPPVVAPAPVMTAAAPRQPAYASSQAGASPAPAPIMPATQAVTTAAVAPAVAPADPYEPPPPRVQAARQQATSANGDGGLSAMTANAAPAGPAEVGTQIPTTALTAAQAAAFDAEPPPAAAATSPRSTEPAAVQVLRASTQSAPVSPRTGTADDPIARFANGSY, from the coding sequence ATGCTTCGAATCTGGGTTCCCGTCACCGTCGTTTCGCTGCTTGCGGCCTGCTCCAGCGTGCCGCCGCAGTCGGCATCGCGCGAGCCGGGAATGAGGATCACAACGCCGCGCGCGTTCCCCGCTCCCGCCAATTTCCCGAAATTCGTCGATCACAGCGTCGGCCAGGAAGAAATCTCGATCCAGGCAATGAGCCTCGTCGGCGTCCCGTATCGCTGGGGCGGCAACACGCCGACGAGCGGCTTCGACTGCAGCGGGCTCGTGCGCTACGTGATCGGCCGCGCGGCCGACGTGAACCTGCCGCGCACGACCGCTGACATGAGCGGCCGCGGCGTGTCGATCGAGCCCGACCAGATCGCGCCGGGCGACCTGATCTTCTTCAATACGACCGGACGGCCGCATTCGCACGTCGGCATCTACGTCGGCAAGCTGCGCTTCGTCAACGCACCGTCGACAGGCGGCACCGTGCGGCTCGACTACCTGACGAACCCGTACTGGGCCAAGCGTTTCGACGGCATTCGCCGCGTCGCGCCGCCGCGCGCGACGCCGACGCCGTTCGATGCGCCGACCTACGAAGCGAAGCGCGACGAGCCGCGCAACCCGCCGGTGGTTGCGCCCGCCCCTGTCATGACTGCCGCCGCGCCGCGGCAGCCTGCCTATGCTTCGTCGCAAGCCGGCGCGTCACCGGCACCCGCTCCGATCATGCCGGCCACGCAGGCCGTGACGACCGCCGCAGTGGCGCCCGCAGTCGCGCCCGCCGATCCGTACGAACCGCCGCCGCCGCGCGTGCAGGCAGCCCGGCAACAGGCAACGTCGGCGAATGGCGATGGCGGCCTGAGCGCGATGACGGCGAATGCAGCGCCGGCCGGCCCGGCAGAAGTCGGCACGCAGATTCCGACGACGGCACTGACGGCTGCCCAGGCGGCCGCATTCGATGCGGAACCGCCGCCCGCAGCGGCCGCGACGTCGCCGCGCAGCACCGAGCCCGCGGCCGTGCAGGTGCTGCGTGCGTCGACGCAATCCGCGCCCGTCAGCCCGCGCACCGGCACCGCAGACGATCCGATTGCCCGGTTCGCGAACGGGAGCTACTAG
- a CDS encoding DUF47 domain-containing protein → MFGRFMPTEGKFFELFNAHAKYIVSGGRELELLIDNLADAEIHKQNVQTAEKAADKLTHEAIDLLHKTFITPLDRDEIHKLITTMDDILDLMEDVATAVSLYDVQSVTSEASQLAHIVTQSAQHVQQAVAMLSDMKQSAQILKQCEEIDRWESEADRVLRAAMSKLFREEDDVKTLIKLKAIYELLEEITDKCEDVANIIEGIVLENA, encoded by the coding sequence ATGTTCGGTCGATTCATGCCCACCGAGGGCAAGTTCTTTGAACTCTTCAATGCGCACGCGAAGTACATCGTTTCCGGTGGCCGCGAGCTCGAACTGCTGATCGACAATCTCGCCGACGCCGAGATTCACAAGCAAAACGTGCAAACCGCCGAGAAGGCCGCCGACAAGCTCACGCACGAAGCGATCGATCTGCTGCACAAGACTTTCATCACGCCGCTCGATCGCGACGAGATCCACAAGCTGATCACGACGATGGACGACATCCTCGACCTGATGGAAGACGTCGCGACGGCCGTGTCGCTGTACGACGTGCAATCCGTCACGTCCGAGGCGAGCCAGCTCGCGCACATCGTCACGCAGTCGGCCCAGCACGTGCAGCAGGCTGTCGCGATGCTGTCGGACATGAAGCAGTCGGCGCAGATCCTCAAGCAGTGCGAGGAGATCGACCGCTGGGAGTCGGAGGCCGATCGCGTGCTGCGCGCCGCGATGTCGAAGCTGTTTCGCGAAGAAGACGACGTGAAGACGCTCATCAAGCTGAAGGCGATCTACGAGCTGCTCGAAGAGATCACCGACAAGTGCGAGGACGTCGCGAACATCATCGAAGGCATCGTGCTGGAAAACGCCTGA